A window from Spirochaetota bacterium encodes these proteins:
- a CDS encoding DUF115 domain-containing protein, producing MARRGTAERRDGAVRNTAMVDREELYSSLNEGILAERLVSFERNLRKNIDLIRRHGGLRRIVPALDGKMAVVIAAGPSLDDNTDLLRQYQHRQELVYIAADMALRPLAQRGIVPRFVVSCETSPVDFFGGIDTSKMHLLAFSCMSHANLLRWRGGVSFYNWMMRRPEYESLWERAGQDLGFVATGGLVTTQAVAFAMGCGISGLVLAGNDLGFTERYHARESVPCRASVDGGERLAPPESREMARRRRAMEYRIERGARSFYTTGQFLAAKMWLEDLFKGNRIPVYDCSDPGCSEKYVAKMDLKDVLYSLPGRNKRKRRK from the coding sequence ATGGCGCGCCGCGGGACGGCCGAGCGCCGGGACGGCGCTGTCAGGAATACGGCCATGGTGGACAGGGAAGAACTCTACAGCAGCCTCAATGAAGGGATCCTGGCGGAGCGGCTGGTGTCCTTTGAGCGCAATCTCCGGAAAAATATCGATCTGATCCGCCGCCACGGCGGCCTGCGGAGGATTGTTCCCGCCCTTGACGGGAAAATGGCCGTGGTCATCGCCGCCGGGCCCTCCCTGGATGATAATACCGATCTCCTCAGGCAATACCAGCACCGCCAGGAGCTGGTCTACATCGCCGCCGACATGGCCCTCCGGCCCCTGGCGCAACGGGGGATCGTCCCCCGCTTTGTCGTGTCCTGTGAAACGAGCCCCGTGGATTTTTTCGGCGGCATCGACACCTCGAAGATGCACCTCCTCGCCTTCAGCTGCATGAGCCACGCCAATCTCCTGAGGTGGCGCGGCGGCGTGAGCTTCTATAACTGGATGATGCGGCGTCCCGAATACGAAAGCCTGTGGGAGCGTGCCGGGCAGGACCTCGGCTTCGTGGCGACGGGCGGCCTGGTCACCACTCAGGCCGTGGCCTTCGCCATGGGGTGCGGGATCAGCGGCCTTGTCCTTGCGGGCAATGACCTCGGCTTTACTGAACGGTACCACGCGCGCGAATCGGTGCCGTGCCGTGCCTCGGTGGACGGAGGTGAGCGCCTGGCGCCGCCGGAGTCGCGCGAGATGGCCCGGCGCCGCCGCGCCATGGAATACCGGATAGAGCGGGGGGCGAGGAGCTTCTATACCACGGGGCAGTTCCTCGCGGCGAAGATGTGGCTTGAAGACCTCTTCAAGGGGAATCGGATCCCCGTATATGACTGCAGCGATCCGGGCTGCTCGGAAAAATATGTTGCAAAAATGGATTTGAAGGACGTACTGTATTCCCTGCCGGGAAGGAATAAAAGGAAAAGGAGAAAGTAA
- a CDS encoding flagellar FlbD family protein translates to MITLHKLNGTEFILNDHHIETIEATPDSVVTLVNDKKYIVKESTGEIISKIKDYQAEILKRLQSIQ, encoded by the coding sequence ATGATAACGCTGCATAAGCTCAATGGCACTGAATTCATCCTCAACGACCATCATATAGAAACAATTGAAGCGACGCCTGACAGCGTGGTGACCCTGGTGAACGATAAAAAATACATTGTGAAAGAATCAACGGGGGAAATAATAAGCAAGATCAAGGACTATCAGGCGGAAATACTGAAACGATTGCAGTCCATCCAATGA